The following proteins are co-located in the Deinococcus aerius genome:
- a CDS encoding aldo/keto reductase, whose protein sequence is MTTYRRLGRSGLHLFPIGLGSMQFGWSADEETSQGIMDAYYEAGGNFIDTADIYTTWTQGNPGGVSEEIIGRWMKSRGNRQDIVIATKVRGPMGEFGRDGRKSIHQREGLSRRWIMQACEDSLRRLQVDHIDLYQAHWVDNQTPIEETLEAFTELVRRGYVRYIGCSNYSAWRLMQALWTSDKKGLESYVSIQPEYSLLSPTRANFERELMRVCEAYDIGIIPWSPLGGGMLTGKYRRGQPLPESVRADENARRRFSDRNFDIVETLEAVAGRHGAKPAQVALAWLLAQPQMTSPIIGANNTTQLGELLGTLELQLTPEDLDEITRVSDWERARTELEM, encoded by the coding sequence ATGACCACGTACCGCAGACTGGGCCGCAGCGGCCTGCATCTCTTTCCCATCGGCCTGGGCTCCATGCAGTTCGGCTGGAGCGCCGACGAAGAGACTTCCCAGGGCATCATGGACGCCTATTACGAGGCGGGCGGCAACTTCATCGACACCGCCGACATCTACACGACCTGGACCCAGGGCAACCCCGGCGGCGTCTCCGAGGAGATCATCGGGCGCTGGATGAAGTCGCGCGGGAACCGCCAGGACATCGTGATCGCCACCAAGGTGCGCGGCCCGATGGGCGAGTTCGGCCGTGACGGGAGAAAGAGCATCCACCAGCGCGAGGGCCTGTCCCGGCGCTGGATCATGCAGGCGTGCGAGGACAGCCTGCGCCGCCTTCAGGTGGACCATATCGACCTGTACCAAGCCCACTGGGTGGACAACCAGACGCCCATCGAGGAGACGCTGGAGGCCTTCACCGAACTTGTGCGGCGCGGATACGTGCGCTACATCGGCTGCTCCAACTACTCCGCGTGGCGGCTGATGCAGGCGCTGTGGACGAGCGACAAGAAGGGGTTGGAGTCCTACGTCAGCATCCAGCCCGAGTACAGCCTGCTCTCGCCGACCCGGGCGAACTTCGAGCGGGAACTGATGCGGGTCTGCGAGGCGTACGACATCGGCATCATCCCGTGGAGCCCGCTGGGCGGCGGGATGCTGACGGGCAAGTACCGGCGCGGCCAGCCCCTGCCCGAGAGCGTGCGCGCCGACGAGAACGCGCGGCGGCGCTTCAGCGACCGGAACTTCGACATCGTGGAGACATTGGAGGCGGTGGCGGGGCGGCACGGGGCCAAACCCGCGCAGGTCGCGCTCGCGTGGCTCCTCGCCCAGCCCCAGATGACCTCGCCGATCATCGGGGCGAACAACACCACGCAGCTCGGGGAACTTCTCGGCACGCTGGAGCTGCAACTGACGCCAGAGGACCTGGACGAGATCACCCGCGTCAGCGACTGGGAGCGCGCGAGAACCGAGTTGGAGATGTGA
- a CDS encoding diacylglycerol/lipid kinase family protein encodes MPRAFQDRSTGPDPAPKLLVNLRSRRGAASLAAATEALAAEGLRVTPLPVRGPHEAELILRAEVARGAPCVIVGGGDGTLSHAAGVLARTGTALGVLPLGTGNTFARSVGVPLDLAGAARVIAGGETAAVDVGLLNGRPFLNSVALGLSAEIARVLTPALKRRLGLLAWPVVGTQVLGRHHALDLTLTSPGGTLRLRTHQLLVANGRYVAGPLRAAPHASVADRQLDVLVFGKGRLIQLLRAGVGWTLGRPALQFSAPRLTVQTRGGPRWASVDGEVMPLTTLDLSVEAAALRVRVPAGFDAGRV; translated from the coding sequence ATGCCCCGCGCCTTCCAGGACAGGTCCACCGGGCCGGACCCCGCCCCCAAGCTGCTCGTGAACCTGCGGTCGCGGCGGGGCGCGGCCTCGCTGGCGGCGGCGACTGAGGCGCTGGCGGCCGAGGGCCTGCGCGTGACCCCACTCCCCGTGCGCGGCCCGCACGAGGCGGAACTCATCCTGCGGGCCGAGGTGGCGCGGGGCGCCCCCTGCGTGATCGTGGGGGGCGGCGACGGCACGCTCTCGCACGCCGCCGGGGTCCTGGCGCGGACGGGGACGGCCCTGGGCGTCCTGCCACTGGGGACCGGCAACACCTTCGCCCGCAGCGTGGGCGTGCCCCTCGACCTGGCCGGCGCCGCGCGGGTGATCGCCGGGGGCGAGACGGCGGCGGTGGACGTGGGGCTGCTCAACGGGCGGCCCTTTCTCAACAGCGTGGCCCTGGGCCTCTCCGCCGAGATCGCCCGCGTCCTGACCCCCGCCCTCAAGCGGCGCCTGGGCCTGCTCGCCTGGCCGGTCGTGGGGACCCAGGTGCTCGGGAGGCACCACGCCCTCGACCTCACCCTCACGTCGCCGGGGGGCACCCTGCGGCTGCGGACTCACCAACTGCTCGTGGCGAATGGTCGGTACGTGGCCGGGCCGCTGCGCGCCGCGCCCCACGCCTCGGTGGCCGACCGGCAGCTCGACGTGCTCGTGTTTGGCAAGGGCAGGCTCATCCAACTGCTGCGGGCGGGGGTGGGCTGGACGCTGGGGCGGCCCGCCCTCCAGTTCTCCGCCCCGCGCCTGACCGTGCAGACGAGGGGGGGCCCGCGCTGGGCCAGCGTGGACGGCGAGGTGATGCCCCTCACCACCCTCGACCTCTCGGTGGAGGCCGCCGCCCTGCGCGTGCGGGTGCCCGCCGGGTTCGACGCGGGGAGGGTGTGA
- a CDS encoding NAD(P)-dependent oxidoreductase, with protein sequence MNLAILGGTGRTGRLLIDLALLRGDTVRVLARDPGRLHRHEERLIEVQGDARDPEAVGRVIAGTDAVLSALGPVRGGPPDTMTLAARNLTTVMPGAGVRRLITLTGAGVPHEGDRPGPIDRVFRVLLRLTQPDVLKDSLNHADLIRASTLDWTIVRVPRLTDGPAAPTRAGLVGDIRPFITRASVAEFMLDQVGSDQYVRQAPAISN encoded by the coding sequence ATGAACCTCGCCATTCTCGGCGGCACGGGCCGCACCGGACGCCTGCTGATCGACCTCGCCCTCCTGCGGGGGGACACCGTGCGGGTCCTGGCCCGCGACCCGGGCCGACTCCACCGGCACGAGGAGCGCCTGATCGAGGTGCAGGGCGACGCCCGCGACCCGGAGGCGGTGGGCCGCGTGATCGCGGGGACGGACGCCGTCCTCAGCGCCCTGGGGCCCGTGCGCGGCGGCCCGCCCGACACCATGACGCTCGCCGCCCGCAACCTCACCACCGTGATGCCGGGAGCGGGGGTGCGGCGCCTGATCACCCTCACCGGCGCGGGCGTGCCGCACGAGGGGGACCGGCCCGGACCCATCGACCGGGTCTTCCGCGTGCTGCTGCGCCTCACCCAGCCGGACGTGCTGAAGGACTCGCTGAACCACGCCGACCTGATCCGCGCCTCCACGCTCGACTGGACGATCGTGCGGGTTCCCCGCCTGACCGACGGCCCCGCCGCTCCCACACGCGCCGGGCTGGTCGGCGATATTCGCCCGTTTATCACGCGCGCGAGCGTCGCCGAGTTCATGCTCGATCAGGTGGGCAGCGACCAGTACGTGCGCCAGGCCCCGGCGATCAGCAACTGA
- a CDS encoding NAD(P)-dependent alcohol dehydrogenase: MLAARVHSFGGPEVLRLEEVPWPHPDGDEVLIRVQASSVNGTDLGLRRGGGPISLVVRRPFTAGLDVAGEVVGLGPRVTAFDLGDRVYSLLGHSGGGAAEYVTVRQSRVALAPQGISPAEAAAVPLSGLTALQALRGGAQLHRRRGARVLVIGAAGGIGSFGVQLARHYGATVTGTARPEKHAFVRELGAEEVLDPGSVDFSGRTWDVIFDTPPALRFSQVRGALAPDGVYVSTRPFPTRPGDVRAMLGGAGPRFAGVQTRERSQDLAFLARLIEGGELRVPLDRAFPLEQIVGAHRYAESGEARGKVVVTV; the protein is encoded by the coding sequence ATGCTGGCGGCGCGTGTTCATTCCTTCGGCGGTCCCGAGGTCCTGCGGCTGGAGGAGGTTCCCTGGCCGCACCCGGACGGGGACGAGGTTCTGATCCGGGTCCAGGCGAGCAGCGTGAACGGCACCGACCTGGGCCTGCGGCGGGGCGGCGGGCCGATCTCACTCGTCGTGCGGCGGCCCTTCACCGCGGGTTTGGACGTGGCCGGGGAGGTCGTGGGGCTGGGGCCGCGAGTGACGGCTTTCGACCTCGGGGACCGGGTGTATTCGCTGCTGGGGCACAGTGGCGGCGGGGCCGCCGAGTACGTTACCGTGCGGCAGTCGCGGGTGGCGCTCGCCCCGCAGGGCATCTCCCCCGCCGAGGCCGCCGCCGTGCCGCTCTCCGGTCTGACGGCCCTTCAGGCGCTACGGGGCGGGGCGCAGTTGCACCGGCGACGCGGGGCACGGGTGCTGGTGATCGGCGCCGCGGGTGGCATCGGCTCGTTCGGGGTGCAGCTCGCCCGGCACTATGGGGCCACGGTCACGGGCACGGCCCGCCCGGAGAAGCACGCCTTCGTCCGGGAGCTGGGCGCGGAGGAGGTCTTGGACCCCGGCAGCGTGGACTTCTCCGGGCGGACCTGGGATGTCATCTTCGACACGCCGCCCGCGCTGCGCTTCTCGCAGGTTCGGGGGGCATTGGCGCCGGACGGAGTGTACGTCTCGACGCGCCCCTTTCCCACCCGTCCCGGGGACGTGCGGGCCATGCTGGGGGGGGCGGGGCCGCGCTTCGCCGGGGTCCAGACGAGGGAGCGGTCGCAGGACCTCGCCTTCCTCGCCCGGCTGATCGAAGGGGGCGAGCTGCGCGTGCCGCTTGACCGGGCCTTCCCGCTGGAGCAGATCGTGGGCGCCCACCGCTACGCCGAGAGCGGTGAGGCGCGGGGCAAGGTCGTCGTGACGGTGTAG
- a CDS encoding aldose epimerase family protein, whose product MTDTQQPVTSQPWGMTPDGQPITLYTLRNPSGIQADIMDYGGVVVRLLTPDRNGNPGDIVLGHDHAEPYFSLETSPYFGALIGRYGNRIAGGRFTLDGQTYQLPVNNGPNSLHGGTRGFNQRLWTGRPLADGPALELTYLSPDGEEGYPGNLSVRVTYTLTGDNALQIDYEARADAPTILNLTNHTYWNLGGDAGRDILGHELTLRADHITPIDGTLIPTGELLPVEGTPFDFRQPTPIGARVDEPNEQLRFAGGYDHNFVLGGEGLRSVAQVRDPESGRRVEVSTDQPGMQFYSGNFLDGSIVGKGGRVYGHRWALCLETQHFPDSPNHPNFPSTVLRPGETFTSRTVYAFSAR is encoded by the coding sequence ATGACGGACACCCAACAGCCAGTCACGTCGCAGCCCTGGGGCATGACTCCCGATGGGCAGCCGATCACCCTCTACACGCTGCGGAACCCAAGCGGCATTCAGGCCGACATCATGGATTACGGGGGCGTCGTGGTACGCCTCCTCACGCCCGACCGAAACGGGAACCCCGGCGATATCGTCCTCGGCCACGACCACGCCGAGCCGTATTTCAGCCTGGAGACCTCGCCTTACTTCGGCGCGCTGATCGGGCGGTACGGCAACCGGATCGCGGGGGGCCGCTTCACCCTCGACGGGCAGACCTATCAGCTTCCGGTCAACAACGGCCCCAACTCGCTCCACGGCGGCACGCGGGGCTTCAACCAGCGCCTCTGGACCGGCCGTCCCCTCGCAGACGGACCCGCCCTCGAACTCACCTACCTCAGCCCGGACGGCGAGGAGGGGTACCCGGGCAACCTCTCCGTCCGGGTCACGTACACCCTCACGGGGGACAACGCGCTCCAGATCGACTACGAGGCGAGGGCCGACGCGCCCACCATCCTCAACCTGACGAACCACACGTACTGGAACCTGGGCGGGGACGCGGGGCGGGACATTCTGGGGCACGAACTCACCCTGCGGGCCGACCACATCACGCCCATTGACGGGACGCTGATCCCGACGGGGGAACTCCTGCCGGTGGAGGGCACGCCCTTCGACTTCCGGCAGCCGACGCCCATCGGCGCGCGGGTAGACGAGCCGAACGAGCAACTGCGCTTCGCAGGTGGGTACGACCACAACTTCGTGTTGGGAGGAGAGGGCCTGCGCTCCGTCGCCCAGGTCCGCGATCCCGAGTCCGGGCGGCGGGTCGAGGTGTCCACCGATCAGCCGGGGATGCAGTTCTACTCGGGCAACTTCCTGGACGGGAGCATCGTGGGCAAGGGCGGGCGGGTGTACGGCCACCGCTGGGCCCTGTGCCTGGAGACGCAGCACTTCCCGGACTCGCCCAACCACCCGAACTTTCCGTCCACGGTGCTGAGGCCGGGTGAAACCTTCACGTCGCGCACGGTCTACGCCTTCTCGGCGCGCTGA